The window tagcgctcaccttttcttctccggacaagcctttttccagatgccccaaacaatcggaaagaggcttcatcggagaatatgactttgccccagtcctcagcagtccattcgccatactttttgcagaagatcaatctgtccctgatgttttttttggagagaagtggcttctttgctgcccttcttgacaccaggccatcttccaaaagtcttggcctcactgtgcgtgcagatgcgctcacacctgcctgctgccattcctgagcaagctctgcactggtggcactccgatcccacagctgaatcctctttaggagacgatcctggcgcttgctggattttcttggacgccctgaagccttcttaacaagaattgaacctctttccttgaagttcttgatgatcctataaattgttgatttaggtgcaatcttagtagccacaatatccttgcctgtgaagccatttttatgcaacgcaatgatggctgcatgcgtttctttgcaggtcaccatggttaacaatggaagaacaatgatttcaagcatcaccctccttttaacatgtcaagtctgccattctaacccaatcagcctgacataatgatctccagccttgtgctggtcaacattctcacctgagttaacaatacgattactgaaatgatctcagcaggtcctttaatgacagcaatgaaatgcagtggagttttttttgggattaagttaattttcatggcaaagaaggaataattcaattcatctgatcattcttcataacattctggagtatatgcaaattgctattataaaaacttaagcagcaacttttccaatttccaatatttatgtaattctcaaaacttttggccacgactgtactttggatcaaataaatgcaggcttggtgaacttctttaaaaaacttctttcaaaaacttttgactggtagtgtataaacaaTACTAAAAACACAGCACACAGTGACGCATCAGTTTtaattttggttgaactatttctTCAAGTAAATTCTCCCAGTGTTGGCCAtgataatgttaatataaaaggGCGAAATTCTTAAACTGACAATCATTCGTATTTGCTCATTTGTTTCAACGAAATATGTAATTTTCTGCATTGTACCTGACTCTCCACCAGCATGGCCATGTCCACAAACATGTCGTGCAGCTCACGGATGCTGTTCTCCAACTTGATGATCTCAGTGTGTCGGGTCTCAATCTCATTTAGTGCCTGCTTGGTCATCTGGGAGTCCATTTTGATCTGTTACATggagaaaacaagaaaaatgaaagaaaatgacTATTATTAAACATACATTTGCACAGAAAGTTGGTTCATTCCTAAAATGGcaaatttacactgcaaaggtgGCACAGAAGCACTTCTAAAGTGGCATATATTGGTTGAGGTGGCTCAAAGCAGGCATAATTCAGTCTAAAATGGCACATTTGAAGTGGATGtctgcactcttaaaaaataaaggcacTAAAAGTGCAGTAATTCCGTAGAGGAACTATTTTTAGGAACCTTTTAGTCAAtagttcttaaaggattagttcacttccagaacaaaaattgacagataatatactcacccccttgtcatccaagatgttcatgtctttctttcttcggttgtaaaaaaaattatgttttttgaggaaaacatttcaggatttctctccatatagtggagtttatggtgcccccaagtttgaacttccaaaatgcagcttcaaaaggctctaaacgatcccagccgagtaatgaagggtcttatctagcaaaacgattggttattttctaaacaagttaacaatttatatacattttaatcttaaatgctcatcttgtctcgtctttgtgatgcgtagtctgtgtgatttGGGTCAATacatttagggtatgtcgaaaaactcccatctcgttttcttccccaacttcaaaatcgtcctacatcactgcagaaataCCGatctagtgtttacaaagtcacggagacgagacaagatgagcatttgaggttaaaaagaatataaattgtcaatttggtttgaaaataaccaatcgattcactagataagatccttcttccttggccgggatcgtttagagccttttgaagctgcgtttaaacagcattttggaagttcaaacttgggggcaccatacatatccattatatggagagaaatcctgaaatgttttcctcaaaaaacataatttctttacgactgaagaaagaaagaccttggatgacaaggaggtgagtacattacctgtaaatttttgttctggaagtgaactaatcctttaaaagaaccatttgttcttagtgtgaagaacactTTAAAGTTCTAAAGAactttttgtggaatggaaagattccatggatTTTAAAGGTTCTAAAATAGAACCATAAAgaaccaataaagaacctttctttttagtagcGTTTGAAGGCCGTAGTGGCTGTAGAAATCACCATTTTTTCTTCCATGCAAACCAAAGTCATAGTAAAACTAACATAATAAACTTACATCATCAGTGAAGATGGCAAGCTTCCCGCTCTCCAACATGTCTTCCAGCTCCTCGTTGGTAGTTGTTCTTCCAGCTGATTAAAGATATTAGAAGAACATGGTATCAGTATGTGGCGTACCAGGTCATTTTGCATGCACAGTCACTTGAGTTTTGTATTTGAGAGGTAAATACATGTTCCAGTAATGTGGAGGCTGTTTCTCAGCTTGTGTTTTTGTGCGTGGGTTGCGTGTGCTCGCAGAACTCACTAATTTCCAGTTGTCTCTGAATACGGTCCTTGCAGCGGTCCCTGTATTTGGACTGCGTGGTGTTGtactccgtcatcacctccacaAACTTGCGTGACAGCGTGGAATGCTGTGGAATAAAGGTAGATGTGTGGAGGCGTCTTAGGATAATGTGTCGTGGGCCATGTGTGATCTTTGTGAAATCGGGCCTTGCTTTTGCTGCAGTTTGCTGAGAGATTACCGCACTTGTGCTGTTTGTGGACACCAGATGGCGCTGAGGAGGGGGTTTGACAGAGCTGCTCAGTGGGAGGGCAGAGGTCACAGGAAGTATGCCTGTCTCTGAACACCCTGAAGGTCAGATTTGCTGCTTTTTTGCTGAGTATTGTTTCCATTTTAGAGAAACTAGTTAATGTAATAACACAAAGGCTTTTAAACTTCCTATTATACATTATTCCCATATGAAAGACACAACGcacaattatttattcatttgtaaatataattttaaatgattttgtatTNNNNNNNNNNNNNNNNNNNNNNNNNNNNNNNNNNNNNNNNNNNNNNNNNNNNNNNNNNNNNNNNNNNNNNNNNNNNNNNNNNNNNNNNNNNNNNNNNNNNNNNNNNNNNNNNNNNNNNNNNNNNNNNNNNNNNNNNNNNNNNNNNNNNNNNNNNNNNNNNNNNNNNNNNNNNNNNNNNNNNNNNNNNNNNNNNNNNNNNNNNNNNNNNNNNNNNNNNNNNNNNNNNNNNNNNNNNNNNNNNNNNNNNNNNNNNNNNNNNNNNNNNNNNNNNNNNNNNNNNNNNNNNNNNNNNNNNNNNNNNNNNNNNNNNNNNNNNNNNNNNNNNNNNNNNNNNNNNNNNNNNNNNNNNNNNNNNNNNNNNNNNNNNNNNNNNNNNNNNNNNNNNNNNNNNNNNNNNNNNNNNNNNNNNNNNNNNNNNNNNNNNNNNNNNNNNNNNNNNNNNNNNNNNNNNNNNNNNNNNNNNNNNNNNNNNNNNNNNNNNNNNNNNNNNNNNNNNNNNNATTCATGGaacattaaatattgtatttttattatatataaatatattcaaagtTACATCAATAAcaacaagtaaaataaaaacattatgaaattaatttattataaaatataaataaaaattcttaaaacatttttttaaaataatatatatatatatatatatatatatatatatatatatatatatatatatatatatatatatatatatatatatatatatgtgtgtgtaaccaatactattaaaattatatgcacatttatttatatatatatatatatatatatatatatatatttttttttttttttttaataatttttaattatattttataattatttttataatgtttttattttacttgtttatttacaatatttaaaagtattttattaaaatataaataaatataaatacataactGTAACTCCCCGTAAGGCCCcggcgaagtattgttttgctgtgcggactctactaagcgtttctCTTGTTTCATTGCCATTTTCATTCTTGTCATAGTTTTGCCatagttttgttctgtttccttGCCATAGTTTTTGCttacattttatttctaatgttttcaaggctcagagcactttattttgttaaagttattttactatgagaagatgctgtaatgtttattcatttcttttttaataaaattttttgctagtataactatactatgttagttacaggaactaattttatacctttttcgagggcacaaagcactttattttgttgttaaagttattttgttgtaagaagatcctgtaatgtttaatactttattttattataaaataaatttaattaaagaaaatatttctgtataggcctatgctttcactacagttcttaaaaaaaaaaatcggaatccgcaaaaatcggaatcggcaggtcacacttactgaaaaatcggaatcggccaaaaaaattgcaatcggtgcatctcttaaatatatatatatatatatatatatatatatatatatatatatatatatatatatataagtattttatttaaatataaataaatataaaaacataaccATAACTCCTTacccaatatataatttaatatatataaatataatattattattattgataaaaaaaatactaatgtgaattattttcaaaaaatatataggcTAATGAAGGGTTTGTGTTGCCATCAGCTAATCAATGTTGTCATAATATTATTTTCCTGCGGTTTCTGAAGAGATCAGTCACATGGCATTTATGGCTCAGGTGATTGACTCTAAATCTGGCAGGATATAAATCATCTACTTCTGGTCGATCAgctgccattgagatgaatgaGAATGCTAACTGATAGCTCTCTCAATGTATAATTAAAAGAATTTTTAATAGGACACTATATTAGTGTCACTGTATTAGTTACTGAAAAATGTTATCTTATGCTTAGGGTGGAGTGTAACTTTTTGTCCTTTCCTGAGAAACTTCAGAAGGAAAGCACTTCAAAAGAGATTAGTCAAAACCCCTACTTGTTCTGAATTTTGTGTAGCTGAACTCCCTTGGCCTCAGGTGGCTGCCTTTAGAATCAAAGATTGTGTCCAAATTAGCCTTGCCTACATGATGATGAAGGTTTTAGGAGCTTTAGAAGACTAAACTTAAAACTTAATAGACCTGAACTTTTCTCATTTTCTCACGCTGAATTCAAAAAGTCGGAGAACACTGTAAGATTGTATATCCACCATCTTAAACTGATCTCAGATATTTTTATGTGTGATTGCTAAAATGCACATAAGTATCTACTACTTTGACTACTTTTGTTCAAAACaattatatagggttttaaaagTGCTAGTAAAGTTACAATTTCTGGTTTTATACCTTTTAATTTAGAGCGCACTTTATTGGCTGTCTTCTTAATGTCAGCTGTGAGGTCCTCCAACTCCTGCTTGGTCTCTGCAGAACAAAAACACAGGGAAATACAAAGAGAAGGTGTTTAAATGCACATCATTTTGAGTTTTCAATGTTAATGAGCACTGGTTGCATGTTAGATAGATGGATAAAAATGTAAGATGGATAGATGTAAAATgtaggatagatagataaaaatgtAAGAGATAGATATTAAATGTAAggtagataaataaaaatataagatTGTGAAAATGTAAGACAGAGAAAAAATGTAAGATAGAGAAAAAAGGTGGGAcacatagatggatagatgatagaaaaTGTAGGATAGATACAAatgtaagatagatagatagatataaaatgaaagatagataaataaaatgttatatatagatAGAAAATGTAAGATGTTAGAAAAATAATCAAAAActgtaagatagatagatagagaaaaaggtaagatggatagatagatgatagatataaAATGTAAGATAGATATAAAATTGTAAGACAgataaaaattgtaaataatagataaaaattagggatgctcatattgaccgtttaaccgttaaccgtcagtaagaattttaaccgattattactatcagttaaacggttaaaaaaaaaaaaataataataaagaatatatatatatatatatatatatattagcataGTTACAACatagtttgctgcatggtgaaagaaaaaataatgtttactcgcgGGCGCGTGTAAAAGTGCGGCTGTCCAGACATATTTcgttgagtaagcacctgctttaccttctcttagtttgtgtaactcgtgtaagtagcctatgcaacatgatggcaatggcgatattgggttatcagagagtgaatccatgaataaatgtattcaaattctgaattaattatagtctaaaaagtgCGTTCTCCttttacaatcactggaaagcggTCACTCATACAATACTGTAGTAgttaatcgcaatctcacaaagttaataaaaagtaaaaaaaaaaaaacctttactctgtacaatgaatctcttatttacatcatgtctacactttctttgttttaatgagagagttcgtggaggtatagaattcagcagaactgaaaccggcactttgagtggtggtgagaggatcgtaacatagccgcctctgattggccattgctataatgtaatcaacagaaatgtctgtgattggctattgaacgctgtgaaaacacgtttctccacatatgactagtggatgaaaagacccgaaccgcaaattgaaaggatttttgtaaagtgtttttgtcacggatctaagcgttaacagacagcgtcccagtctatccgtacagcatgtccacatgttaaaaactgaggtataagctggcctgctatatatttttatgtccgacgagaagaataagaccggtacctttcttcaaagcgcatagaaggattcagtgtgttttagttttgtcatcttaattaggtagttatttaatttatacatatttagtgtaggcctatttatattattctttttttttttcattctgaaaacatttgcttgtatttttatgtatcatcacagatactcgtgcattctatttttattttaaacgaattcattattctaattttatcagttaacggttaatgatcggataacgagcagcggttgtcggtcaggaaaattaaccgaaatgagcatccctaataaaaATGTGAGATAGATAAAAAtgtaagatagatagatgatagatagaaaatgtaagatagataaataaaaatgttagatAGATAGAGGAAAAAAGGTAAGAGATGATAGAAAATGTAAGATAGATAAAATGTAAGATagattaatataaaatgtaagatagatagatagatagaaaattgTAAGATAGATAAAAATGTACGAGATATATAAAATGtaagatagataaataaaaagtaaGATAGATAGAGGGAAAAAGGTAAGATAGACAATAGATTGAAAATGTAAGAtagataaatataaaatgtaagatagataaatataaaatgtaagatAGGTAATTAAAAATGTTAGATAGATAGAGGAAAAAAGGTAAGAGATGATAGAAAATGTAAGATAGATAAAATGTAAGATagattaatataaaatgtaagatagatagatagatagaaaattgTAAGATAGATAAAATGTACGAGATATATAAAATGtaagatagataaataaaaagtaaGATAGATAGAGGGAAAAAAGGTAAGATAGACAATAGATTGAAAATGTAAGAtagataaatataaaatgtaagatagataattaaaaatgttagaGGAAAAAAGGTAAGAGATGTTAGAAAATGTAAGAGATAAAAATGTAAGATAGATTGATATAAAatgtaagatagatagatagaaaattgTAAGATAGATAAAAATGTACGAGAGATATAAAATGtaagatagataaataaaaatgttagatAGAGGAAAAGAGGTAAGAGATGATAGAAAATATAAGAGATAAAAATGTAAGATAGATTGATATAAAATGTAAGATAGATATAAAATGTAAGATAGATAAAAAAGTAAGATAGAGGAAAAAAGGTAAGATAGATAGAAAATGTAAGAGATCAATAAAAATGTAAGATAGATAGAGGGAAAAAAAGGTAAGATAGACAATAGATAGAAAATGTAAGATAGATATAAAatgtaagatagatagatagatagaaacaaATGTTAGATAGCTAGATAGACAGATTAGATATCAGAgagattgaatgaatgaatgacacACAGATTTAAGTGTTTATGAGTTTAACCTTTGAACAGATCTCAGGCCATATAATGCTGTTGCTCTTTTAAAGAGGAAAAGCGCGTGTGTGTCTGTGGTTAAGCGGTGGATGTGTGTACAGACTGCAGGCTGCAGTCATATGTTGATTGATAGTTACTGCAGTGCCATTCACTCCCTGGACACCACCTCAGCCTTTTCAACTCCCACCTACACACTCTCCTCTCCTCTGACTAATCCAATCCCTCGCTACTTTCTCTCATTTCTCCAGCCATGACAGTCTGATGACCATGACATTTCTTCCACTACGAGTGTTAATGCCAATAACACTTCATCACTAGGGAGTATTTGTGCGTTTATTAAGAGGAATAATGCTCTTACAAACTCGTACAGAAATGTTTGCTATAATATATGTGCACAGACTGCCAGCGATTTTTAGTCTCAAATTTAGTATTTTAATATCTACTGCCCTTTATTTAACTATGTGTATATAGATTTATAGAACACATAATCACAAAAAAGGCTTTAATAAGCCTGGTTGAGGGATTTATACAAGCCGCACGCTTCAAATCTCTCGGCGCCTCCTTCTGGCCATCAATATTGTGACTCGTGCTGATCACTTTCAGAGGGATAGATGGTGGGCGGCGAGTGGGAGAAGAGTGATAAATTATACGTCTATACGTTGCGCACAGTAATTAATCACTTTGATTGTCATTTCATAGTATATATGGGCGATTCCTCAATTAGGGGAACTTTTCTGTCACCAAGGATGATTGCTTTTTTAGCTTTTGAAAGATAGATAATAATAGCTTTGTACTTTTTAATTGGTTGTCCTTAATTACTTTTCCTCATTTTT of the Garra rufa chromosome 17, GarRuf1.0, whole genome shotgun sequence genome contains:
- the stx1b gene encoding syntaxin-1B, encoding MDEFFEQVEEIRGCIEKLSEDVEQVKKQHSAILAAPNPDEKTKQELEDLTADIKKTANKVRSKLKGIKPEIVTLLALLKPYIIVLNKSSQSSRYLSTFIPQHSTLSRKFVEVMTEYNTTQSKYRDRCKDRIQRQLEITGRTTTNEELEDMLESGKLAIFTDDIKMDSQMTKQALNEIETRHTEIIKLENSIRELHDMFVDMAMLVESQGEMIDRIEYNVEHSVDYVERAVSDTKKAVKYQSQARKKKIMIIICCVILGVVLASSIGGTLGF